The following coding sequences lie in one Epinephelus lanceolatus isolate andai-2023 chromosome 24, ASM4190304v1, whole genome shotgun sequence genomic window:
- the LOC117250069 gene encoding uncharacterized protein LOC117250069 isoform X2 gives MPSLHNIAASYASYQPLSDQSKSCGYDQFSEPHLSDFTLVKHEHKAAGGSSSKHQQLSTNATTFSRPQKVLTLEKYREKHAAEMALQNGIKDEPGTDMYAPPPALSSHHHKKRSQPQQAGQSGDSRRDKTSSKKARLPPSFSENGSATSEELKMRIKVSSERHGGSEQGGTLPSKDKHKEHSSHRHSKHGHSHPYSLSGNSRGTIENSSLSIRASDVGSSSSSRKRPHSDAGNHNHHHHSSKSSRSSKGGLSSSHYVSDGGQRMMEHHGHDGTNGMLTSNGQHTDYKDTFDMLDSLLSAQGMNL, from the coding sequence ATGCCCTCCCTTCATAACATTGCAGCCTCCTACGCCTCCTACCAGCCACTGAGCGATCAGTCAAAGAGCTGCGGCTACGACCAGTTCTCCGAGCCCCACCTTTCAGACTTCACGCTGGTGAAACACGAACACAAAGCTGCAGGTGGATCTAGCAGTAAACACCAGCAGCTCAGTACAAACGCCACCACTTTTTCACGGCCGCAGAAAGTCTTGACTCTGGAAAAGTACAGAGAGAAACATGCAGCGGAGATGGCCTTGCAGAACGGTATTAAGGATGAGCCGGGCACAGACATGTACGCACCTCCCCCGGCTCTCTCCTCGCACCACCACAAGAAACGCTCTCAGCCACAGCAGGCCGGCCAGTCAGGTGACAGCAGGCGAGATAAGACCAGCTCTAAAAAGGCTCGGTTGCCTCCCTCTTTCAGTGAGAACGGCTCCGCCACAAGTGAGGAGCTCAAGATGAGAATCAAAGTTTCATCAGAGCGTCACGGCGGCTCAGAGCAGGGCGGGACTCTGCCTAGTAAAGACAAGCACAAAGAGCACAGCAGCCACCGTCACTCAAAACACGGCCACTCACACCCTTactccctcagtggaaacagcaGAGGGACAATAGAGAACTCTTCCTTATCTATACGAGCTTCTGACGTGGGCTCCTCCAGCTCGTCTCGTAAGAGGCCCCACTCTGACGCTGGTAACCataaccaccaccaccactcgtCCAAGAGCAGCAGGAGCTCCAAAGGAGGGCTCAGCTCGTCCCACTACGTGTCAGACGGCGGCCAGAGGATGATGGAGCACCACGGCCACGACGGAACCAACGGCATGCTGACCTCTAACGGCCAACACactgactacaaagacactttTGACATGCTGGACTCTTTACTAAGTGCCCAAGGAATGAACTTGTAA
- the LOC117250069 gene encoding cyclin-T2-like isoform X1 produces MAVHRGPSTKWLFTREQLENTPSRRSGIEADRELSYRQQAANLIQDIGQRLNVSQLIINTAIVYMHRFYMIHSFSKFHRNVISQTTLFLAAKVEEQPRKLEHVIKIAHACINPQEPALDTKSNAFQQQTQELVALETIVLQTLGFEITVDHPHTDVVRCSQLVRASKDLAQTSYFMATNSLHLTTFCLQYRPTVVACVCIHLACKWSNWEIPVSTDSKHWWEYVDRTVTLQLLDELTHEFLQILEKTPSKLKRIRNWRAIQAAKKPKTEGPTVDSAFQGTSLDGLPGVTNSFFPSTSSDSSDMPSLHNIAASYASYQPLSDQSKSCGYDQFSEPHLSDFTLVKHEHKAAGGSSSKHQQLSTNATTFSRPQKVLTLEKYREKHAAEMALQNGIKDEPGTDMYAPPPALSSHHHKKRSQPQQAGQSGDSRRDKTSSKKARLPPSFSENGSATSEELKMRIKVSSERHGGSEQGGTLPSKDKHKEHSSHRHSKHGHSHPYSLSGNSRGTIENSSLSIRASDVGSSSSSRKRPHSDAGNHNHHHHSSKSSRSSKGGLSSSHYVSDGGQRMMEHHGHDGTNGMLTSNGQHTDYKDTFDMLDSLLSAQGMNL; encoded by the exons ATGGCGGTGCACCGGGGACCCTCTACGAAATGGCTCTTCACCCGGGAGCAGCTCGAAAACACGCCGTCTCGTCGCAGCGGAATAGAGGCCGACAGGGAGCTCTCTTACCGGCAACAGGCCGCCAACTTAATCCAAGACATAGGCCAGAGACTCAACGT ATCGCAACTGATTATCAACACTGCTATAGTATATATGCACAGGTTTTATATGATTCACTCCTTCAGCAAATTCCATAGAAAT GTCATTTCTCAGACTACGTTGTTCCTGGCAGCTAAAGTTGAGGAGCAGCCCAGAAAGCTGGAGCATGTCATTAAGATAGCCCATGCCTGCATTAACCCACAAGAGCCTGCCCTAGACACTAAGAGCAAT GCATTCCAGCAGCAGACACAAGAGCTTGTAGCACTGGAAACGATAGTGCTGCAGACGCTGG GTTTTGAAATAACAGTTGATCATCCACACACAGATGTTGTGAGGTGTTCCCAGCTAGTGCGAG CAAGCAAGGATTTGGCACAGACTTCCTATTTCATGGCTACCAACAG TTTGCACCTCACCACCTTCTGCCTGCAGTACAGGCCCACAGTCGTCGCATGTGTCTGCATCCATCTGGCCTGCAAGTGGTCCAACTGGGAGATCCCTGTGTCTACAGATAGCAAACACTGGTGGGAGTACGTGGACCGCACTGTTACGTTACAGCTGCTGGATG AGCTCACACATGAGTTTCTGCAGATCCTGGAGAAGACTCCTAGCAAACTGAAAAGGATACGAAACTGGAGG GCTATTCAAGCAGCTAAGAAGCCAAAGACGGAGGGCCCCACAGTGGATAGTGCCTTCCAGGGGACGTCCTTAGATGGCCTTCCTGGTGTCACCAACTCCTTCTTCCCCTCCACCTCATCAGACTCTTCAGACATGCCCTCCCTTCATAACATTGCAGCCTCCTACGCCTCCTACCAGCCACTGAGCGATCAGTCAAAGAGCTGCGGCTACGACCAGTTCTCCGAGCCCCACCTTTCAGACTTCACGCTGGTGAAACACGAACACAAAGCTGCAGGTGGATCTAGCAGTAAACACCAGCAGCTCAGTACAAACGCCACCACTTTTTCACGGCCGCAGAAAGTCTTGACTCTGGAAAAGTACAGAGAGAAACATGCAGCGGAGATGGCCTTGCAGAACGGTATTAAGGATGAGCCGGGCACAGACATGTACGCACCTCCCCCGGCTCTCTCCTCGCACCACCACAAGAAACGCTCTCAGCCACAGCAGGCCGGCCAGTCAGGTGACAGCAGGCGAGATAAGACCAGCTCTAAAAAGGCTCGGTTGCCTCCCTCTTTCAGTGAGAACGGCTCCGCCACAAGTGAGGAGCTCAAGATGAGAATCAAAGTTTCATCAGAGCGTCACGGCGGCTCAGAGCAGGGCGGGACTCTGCCTAGTAAAGACAAGCACAAAGAGCACAGCAGCCACCGTCACTCAAAACACGGCCACTCACACCCTTactccctcagtggaaacagcaGAGGGACAATAGAGAACTCTTCCTTATCTATACGAGCTTCTGACGTGGGCTCCTCCAGCTCGTCTCGTAAGAGGCCCCACTCTGACGCTGGTAACCataaccaccaccaccactcgtCCAAGAGCAGCAGGAGCTCCAAAGGAGGGCTCAGCTCGTCCCACTACGTGTCAGACGGCGGCCAGAGGATGATGGAGCACCACGGCCACGACGGAACCAACGGCATGCTGACCTCTAACGGCCAACACactgactacaaagacactttTGACATGCTGGACTCTTTACTAAGTGCCCAAGGAATGAACTTGTAA